The following coding sequences lie in one Enterococcus sp. 9E7_DIV0242 genomic window:
- a CDS encoding sensor histidine kinase has translation MWQYISIALFLFSVSIGLHHFAYRRKIKHQLNRIKTILVELSHTEHSRQKIVLPPKEPLAEIGFSLNQLLADKNDEIYELRRIEQSQRTFLNHLAHDVRTPLTSLIGYLEAFEKGYLEKEKLQEYLPLVLKKAEQLKTLTDQLFFWFKLEDSQEAFTDPALLETLDLNELTREITIQWLPQFEQQGLHYHIEIGEEPLLFKIDPVAYTRIVENLLNNCLLHSQASCLSLSLNAESEGIRLKIADDGIGISKKDMPFIFQKLYRCDPARAQTGSGLGLAITKELVRRFGGSITAISEGQGCVFEIYLPSSKHSS, from the coding sequence ATGTGGCAGTATATAAGTATTGCTCTTTTTCTGTTTAGCGTGTCGATAGGATTGCATCATTTCGCTTATCGCAGAAAAATCAAGCACCAGTTGAATCGCATCAAGACCATCTTAGTTGAGTTATCGCATACGGAGCATTCACGGCAAAAAATTGTCTTACCACCTAAGGAGCCGTTGGCAGAAATCGGTTTTTCACTCAATCAGCTTCTTGCTGATAAAAATGACGAGATTTATGAATTGCGCCGTATTGAACAATCACAGCGTACCTTTTTGAACCATCTGGCTCATGATGTACGAACCCCTTTGACTTCGCTGATTGGTTATTTGGAAGCTTTTGAAAAAGGCTATTTAGAGAAAGAAAAACTGCAAGAATATTTACCCCTTGTGCTGAAAAAAGCGGAACAGTTAAAAACATTGACGGATCAGTTGTTCTTCTGGTTTAAGCTGGAAGATAGTCAAGAAGCGTTCACAGATCCAGCTCTTTTGGAGACGCTTGATTTGAATGAGCTGACCAGAGAAATCACGATTCAGTGGCTACCGCAATTTGAACAACAAGGACTACATTATCATATAGAGATCGGAGAAGAGCCGCTGCTGTTTAAAATAGATCCAGTGGCTTATACGCGAATCGTTGAGAATTTGCTGAACAATTGTCTGTTACATAGTCAGGCAAGCTGTCTCTCTCTCAGCTTGAACGCGGAATCAGAGGGAATTAGATTAAAAATCGCCGATGATGGTATTGGGATTTCCAAAAAGGATATGCCTTTCATTTTTCAAAAGCTGTATCGTTGCGACCCGGCGCGCGCTCAAACGGGCTCAGGATTGGGGCTTGCGATTACCAAAGAGTTGGTGCGGCGCTTTGGTGGTAGTATTACGGCAATAAGTGAAGGTCAAGGCTGCGTCTTCGAAATCTATCTCCCTAGTAGCAAACACTCCTCTTAA
- a CDS encoding response regulator transcription factor, with protein MKKVLVIDDDRELRSLLKQCLTKEGYQVKTAEDGETGIAHSQNEEFQLIILDVMLPKLNGFEVLQKIRQSSVVPILMLTAKEHESDKVSGLRLGADDYLTKPFSIQELLARIESQIRRSTQFSQMEVKSQNALTVGLFRIEPALHSIKIGEIMLELTEYEYRLLYFFMQHKNQVFTKQQLYQQVWQEEYLDSDNTVMACISRLRLKIRQVDPQQQPIETVWGVGYRFKVKEA; from the coding sequence ATGAAAAAAGTATTGGTTATTGATGATGATCGTGAGCTAAGAAGCCTGTTAAAGCAATGCTTGACTAAGGAAGGCTATCAAGTTAAAACTGCTGAGGATGGAGAAACAGGAATAGCACACTCTCAGAACGAAGAATTTCAACTGATTATTCTAGATGTCATGTTACCTAAGCTGAACGGTTTCGAGGTGCTGCAGAAAATCAGGCAGTCTAGTGTAGTGCCTATTTTGATGCTGACAGCGAAGGAACATGAATCGGATAAAGTGTCTGGGCTGCGTTTGGGGGCCGATGATTATTTGACGAAACCTTTTAGTATTCAGGAACTACTTGCACGTATCGAGTCACAGATTCGTCGCTCCACACAGTTTAGCCAGATGGAAGTCAAATCTCAAAATGCCCTGACAGTAGGACTTTTTCGAATAGAGCCTGCGCTTCATTCGATCAAAATCGGCGAAATAATGCTTGAACTGACGGAGTATGAATATCGGTTGCTGTATTTTTTCATGCAACATAAAAACCAGGTATTTACTAAGCAACAGCTATACCAACAGGTCTGGCAAGAGGAATATCTGGATTCAGATAACACGGTGATGGCATGTATTAGTAGACTTCGTTTGAAAATCAGACAGGTAGATCCACAGCAGCAGCCTATAGAAACGGTGTGGGGTGTTGGCTATCGCTTCAAGGTAAAGGAGGCATAA
- a CDS encoding PTS sugar transporter subunit IIC: MKKFMDWLANSFAPKAKILTQKPAIAGLSSAMQKLIPFIMTGSIVFFYNVFRSYLPSLPDLGNISNYSFGMIGLIAAFMVANQYMEKFKHPNYSITAGIVSVCSLMMFLHPVGAEEGVYDMGRVGPTGILIGVITGAVVSVIFHYFSKLKLLQNSELPDFVVEWINNIIPIFLSLALWSTLIFGLKIDIFQVIIGLFEPIQNFGQSLPGLILLVLIPAFFYSMGISTWLWSAIQNPIFIAGIAANTLALQQGTDPMNIVTNETVYSIGLIMMGGTGATLGLNLLMCFSKAKKLKTLGRICIGPSIFNINEPIVFSTPVVMNPLLMMPMWINSIVGSCVIWFAMRGGLLNIPAELMQLAQIPAPISSVILTKDFRAILWYVVLFAIYMGIWYPFFKVYEKEVIAEEEKAEKAVQQPESVVGAEVVS, encoded by the coding sequence ATGAAAAAATTCATGGACTGGCTGGCGAATTCCTTTGCGCCGAAAGCCAAAATTTTGACACAAAAGCCAGCGATAGCTGGGCTGTCAAGTGCAATGCAGAAGCTGATCCCCTTTATCATGACAGGATCGATCGTCTTCTTTTACAATGTGTTTCGCTCTTATTTACCTTCATTGCCTGATTTAGGCAATATCTCTAATTATTCTTTTGGGATGATTGGTCTGATTGCGGCCTTCATGGTAGCCAATCAGTATATGGAAAAATTCAAACACCCGAACTACTCAATTACCGCTGGGATCGTCTCTGTTTGTTCGCTAATGATGTTTCTTCATCCAGTCGGTGCAGAAGAAGGCGTTTATGATATGGGACGGGTCGGTCCTACAGGGATTCTGATTGGTGTAATTACAGGCGCAGTAGTCAGTGTGATTTTCCATTATTTCAGTAAATTAAAGCTACTACAAAACAGTGAATTGCCAGATTTTGTTGTTGAATGGATCAACAATATCATTCCTATTTTCCTGAGCTTGGCACTATGGTCAACATTGATTTTCGGCTTGAAGATCGATATTTTCCAAGTAATTATTGGTTTGTTTGAACCTATTCAGAATTTTGGACAATCGTTACCGGGCTTGATTTTACTGGTTTTGATTCCGGCGTTCTTTTATTCTATGGGGATTTCTACATGGTTGTGGTCAGCGATTCAAAATCCGATTTTCATTGCGGGTATTGCTGCTAATACATTGGCTTTACAACAAGGAACAGACCCGATGAATATCGTAACGAATGAAACGGTTTATAGTATTGGTCTAATTATGATGGGCGGAACGGGTGCGACGCTAGGCTTGAATCTCTTGATGTGTTTCTCTAAAGCAAAAAAATTAAAAACCTTAGGGCGAATTTGTATCGGACCATCTATTTTTAATATCAATGAACCAATTGTGTTCAGTACACCAGTTGTAATGAACCCGCTGTTGATGATGCCGATGTGGATCAATTCGATCGTGGGCAGCTGTGTGATTTGGTTTGCTATGCGAGGTGGATTGTTAAATATACCAGCAGAGTTGATGCAGCTGGCGCAAATTCCAGCACCGATTTCAAGTGTGATTTTGACGAAGGATTTCCGTGCAATTCTTTGGTATGTCGTGTTGTTTGCGATATATATGGGCATCTGGTATCCGTTCTTCAAGGTTTATGAAAAAGAAGTGATCGCTGAAGAAGAAAAAGCGGAAAAAGCAGTACAACAACCGGAATCAGTGGTCGGAGCAGAAGTGGTTTCTTAA
- a CDS encoding MATE family efflux transporter, which translates to MEKNKLATRKLLPLILSMSLPPIVSMVVQSLYNIVDSIFVAKISNEALTALSVAFPVQNLILALSVGFGTGVNAYIARKMGNKEVREAEQAAVQGLILSFVHYLVIVILGLLLAEPFMKLFSSNEVVIKLSGDYTLIIILFSFGQSIQITIEKILQACGNMVAPMLFQLIGAVTNIILDPIFIFGWFGFPAMGIQGAALATVVGQIFAMLAAISSLVFRKQVLSISFRGLNWDGRMLREIYFISMPSFLMLSIGSVMVSGINLILKGMSEIGVAVFGIYYKLQSFVYMPISGLAQGTLPILSYNYGAKNKERVLETLKLSFVLSTIFSVAGSLLFLLLPKEIMGLFTTDEAVLSVGISMLRIMSMSFVFGAFSYIFASYFQATGSNIFSLSITLLRQLILLLPIAWLFSKLIGIHGVWLSFVLAETLVAALAIYLFKLDYARKAIYKKKASADQKLLSMNKEYQE; encoded by the coding sequence ATGGAAAAAAATAAACTGGCTACAAGAAAGCTGCTACCATTGATTTTAAGTATGTCGTTACCACCGATAGTATCAATGGTCGTGCAGTCTTTATATAATATTGTTGATTCGATTTTTGTTGCAAAAATCAGCAATGAAGCATTGACGGCACTCTCTGTTGCATTTCCTGTGCAGAATCTGATTTTAGCTTTATCTGTTGGATTTGGTACAGGAGTAAATGCGTATATTGCGAGAAAAATGGGCAATAAGGAAGTACGAGAGGCAGAACAGGCAGCTGTTCAAGGATTGATCCTTTCGTTTGTTCATTATCTAGTTATAGTGATTCTTGGCTTGCTTTTAGCAGAGCCGTTCATGAAACTATTTTCGAGCAATGAAGTGGTCATAAAGCTTAGTGGTGATTATACACTCATTATCATTCTTTTTAGTTTTGGTCAGAGTATTCAGATCACGATCGAAAAGATTTTGCAGGCGTGCGGCAATATGGTTGCACCTATGCTCTTTCAGCTGATCGGAGCAGTAACAAATATTATTCTGGACCCAATCTTTATCTTTGGTTGGTTTGGTTTTCCAGCAATGGGGATTCAAGGTGCGGCGCTTGCCACGGTAGTGGGTCAGATTTTTGCTATGCTGGCAGCTATAAGTTCATTGGTGTTTCGCAAGCAAGTGCTGTCGATTTCTTTTCGAGGATTGAATTGGGATGGACGAATGCTCAGAGAAATCTATTTCATAAGTATGCCATCATTCCTGATGTTGTCGATAGGTTCTGTCATGGTAAGTGGAATCAATCTGATCTTAAAAGGTATGTCTGAAATTGGTGTTGCGGTATTTGGGATTTATTACAAGCTGCAGTCCTTTGTCTATATGCCAATTAGCGGATTGGCTCAAGGTACCTTGCCTATATTGAGCTATAACTATGGCGCAAAAAATAAGGAGAGAGTATTAGAGACCCTGAAGCTTTCTTTCGTTCTATCAACGATTTTCAGTGTAGCTGGGTCGCTGCTATTTTTATTGCTTCCAAAGGAAATCATGGGGTTATTCACTACCGATGAAGCAGTGCTTTCTGTGGGAATCAGTATGTTGAGGATAATGAGCATGAGCTTTGTTTTCGGTGCTTTTAGTTATATTTTCGCTTCTTATTTTCAGGCAACAGGCAGCAACATTTTTTCTCTAAGCATCACTTTGCTGCGCCAACTCATATTGCTTTTACCCATTGCTTGGCTATTTAGCAAATTAATAGGAATCCATGGTGTTTGGCTTTCTTTCGTGTTGGCAGAAACTCTAGTGGCGGCTCTGGCTATCTATTTATTCAAGCTTGACTATGCTCGGAAAGCCATTTATAAGAAAAAGGCAAGCGCTGATCAGAAGTTGCTATCTATGAATAAAGAATACCAAGAGTAA
- a CDS encoding PTS sugar transporter subunit IIB, whose amino-acid sequence METINMLLCCGAGMSSGFLAQKTRKAAKKRGISGSIDARSESEAAQYLDAIDILLLGPHYASFKEEMTQQAAPHKVVVDVIPQNIYGMLDGEGLLDFAISKLSK is encoded by the coding sequence ATGGAAACAATCAATATGCTGTTGTGTTGTGGGGCTGGGATGTCCAGCGGGTTCTTAGCTCAGAAAACAAGAAAGGCTGCTAAAAAAAGAGGGATTTCCGGATCGATCGATGCACGGAGTGAAAGTGAGGCTGCCCAGTATCTAGATGCTATCGACATTTTACTGTTGGGTCCTCATTATGCATCATTCAAAGAAGAAATGACGCAGCAGGCAGCACCACATAAGGTTGTAGTAGATGTGATTCCACAGAATATTTACGGCATGCTAGACGGTGAAGGACTACTGGATTTCGCAATAAGCAAACTAAGTAAGTAA
- a CDS encoding BglG family transcription antiterminator, translated as MNISKRQTELIKKLMGNQELMTANSLSEALDVSSKTVRNDIQQINNMFQTSVIESKVGKGYFVHDPHHHLDNFMIENEPQNLQFELLNRIIDGQDTGFYELADEFFISESTLDRIVKELNRVIAQRDESLCVVRKHNRLLIEGEEEQKRQIFNIFLNQEIESHKLSLDKYADYFEFCDLKRLSGLIVSYHKKNQFAMNDYSTISFILHVAVLIERISKGSYVQIDRTKQIDARSYELAKQFIEELEKELLIVIPSQELYYIARLYSGKFIVADQANEEQFVAVVDHLLTHIALVFHIDFSADERMKDYLITHLSALYKRAIQKQYLTNPLTEEMKNKFPFIYNVSVFAADFIQKELGITFPDDEIAYIALHFLSASENISYGKKRKLLLICPYGVASRRLVRNKMKKITKYSIELIESTSVFDVEDLLGDEIDLVLSTEHLTLSKNIPFYQYDSFFTDEDVKNIQVLLDERHSSESILNQFFKEELFFSRQTFKSREEVITFLCKNLTDHGYCKPDYSEKVLSREQLSSTSYGNYYAIPHAIQRSALKNAVAVCCLEKPIDWGGNRVRLVLLLAMKEERDNSFEELFSQLVKILSEGRFVKKLSKQTDFKTFIEMCK; from the coding sequence ATGAATATCTCAAAAAGGCAAACAGAGTTGATTAAAAAACTAATGGGAAATCAAGAGTTGATGACAGCGAATAGTCTTTCTGAGGCTTTGGATGTTTCCTCGAAAACCGTGCGGAATGATATTCAGCAGATCAATAATATGTTTCAGACATCTGTTATTGAATCGAAAGTAGGGAAGGGGTATTTTGTTCATGATCCTCATCATCATTTAGACAATTTTATGATAGAAAACGAACCACAGAATCTACAATTTGAACTGCTGAATCGGATCATCGACGGACAGGATACTGGATTTTATGAATTAGCGGATGAGTTTTTCATCAGTGAGTCCACTCTCGATCGAATCGTTAAGGAATTGAACCGAGTAATTGCTCAACGCGATGAATCTCTTTGTGTGGTACGTAAGCATAACCGTTTATTGATTGAAGGAGAAGAAGAGCAAAAACGGCAAATTTTCAATATATTTCTCAATCAGGAAATAGAGAGTCATAAGCTAAGCTTAGATAAATATGCGGATTATTTTGAGTTTTGTGATTTGAAGCGACTATCTGGTTTAATTGTTTCTTATCATAAAAAAAATCAATTTGCGATGAATGATTATTCTACGATTTCATTTATTCTTCATGTAGCTGTTTTGATTGAGCGAATCAGTAAAGGTAGTTATGTACAAATTGACCGAACAAAACAAATTGATGCGCGTAGCTATGAACTGGCGAAGCAATTCATTGAAGAATTGGAGAAGGAATTATTGATCGTGATCCCTTCACAGGAGCTTTATTATATTGCTCGCCTTTATTCAGGAAAGTTTATAGTAGCAGATCAAGCAAATGAGGAGCAGTTCGTTGCAGTTGTGGATCATTTACTGACCCATATCGCTCTGGTTTTTCACATTGATTTTTCGGCAGATGAACGAATGAAGGACTACTTGATCACTCATTTATCCGCACTATATAAACGAGCAATACAAAAGCAATATTTAACGAATCCGTTGACGGAGGAAATGAAAAATAAATTTCCTTTTATCTATAATGTCAGTGTTTTTGCGGCTGATTTTATTCAGAAGGAATTGGGCATTACTTTTCCTGATGATGAAATTGCTTATATTGCGCTGCATTTCCTCTCCGCATCGGAAAATATCAGCTATGGGAAAAAACGAAAGCTGTTGTTGATCTGTCCATATGGTGTAGCCAGTCGTCGGCTTGTGCGGAACAAGATGAAAAAAATCACAAAATATTCAATAGAACTGATTGAATCGACTTCAGTGTTTGATGTGGAGGATTTACTGGGCGATGAAATCGACTTGGTTCTATCTACCGAACACCTGACACTCTCAAAAAACATCCCTTTTTACCAGTATGATTCCTTTTTCACGGATGAGGATGTTAAAAATATTCAAGTACTCCTTGATGAACGGCACTCATCTGAATCCATCTTAAATCAATTTTTTAAAGAAGAATTGTTTTTTTCAAGACAAACCTTTAAGAGTCGAGAAGAGGTCATCACCTTCTTATGTAAAAATCTTACAGATCATGGATACTGTAAACCGGATTATTCAGAAAAAGTGTTAAGTCGAGAACAGCTATCCAGTACTTCCTATGGCAACTATTATGCGATCCCCCATGCGATTCAACGGAGCGCATTAAAGAATGCGGTAGCTGTTTGCTGTTTAGAGAAGCCCATTGACTGGGGAGGAAATCGTGTTCGCTTGGTTTTACTTTTAGCGATGAAAGAAGAACGAGACAATTCTTTTGAAGAATTATTTAGTCAATTAGTCAAAATTTTAAGTGAAGGTCGCTTTGTGAAGAAACTATCGAAACAAACGGACTTTAAGACATTTATTGAAATGTGCAAGTGA
- a CDS encoding PTS lactose/cellobiose transporter subunit IIA, whose translation MENERFEEVENELIPVAMQIILHAGNGRTKAQEAIKHAKVKEFEAARVCLKEAKDNIVLAHKSQTAVIQKEAAGMSYAPCLLFTHAQDHLMTISSEVSMTRDLIDLFELALTQ comes from the coding sequence ATGGAAAATGAGCGATTTGAAGAAGTGGAAAATGAACTGATTCCTGTAGCAATGCAGATTATCCTTCATGCAGGAAACGGCAGAACAAAAGCACAGGAAGCCATTAAACATGCGAAAGTAAAAGAGTTTGAAGCGGCTAGAGTCTGTTTGAAAGAGGCTAAGGACAACATTGTACTGGCCCATAAATCGCAGACAGCAGTTATTCAAAAGGAAGCAGCGGGCATGAGCTACGCGCCGTGTCTATTGTTTACACATGCGCAGGATCATTTGATGACGATTTCAAGTGAAGTCAGTATGACGAGAGATTTGATTGATCTATTTGAACTGGCGCTGACACAGTAA
- a CDS encoding ATP-binding cassette domain-containing protein, which translates to MSKWMIQTKALTKEINGQTILDHIAIHMPVGKIYGLLGPNGAGKTTLMKLILGLQKPSSGAIYFMEDRLSEKSTEIYTRSGSMIEEPAFYGNLTAAENLAILAEMRGVTRYRAIETALEDARLDTAEKKKFKNFSMGMKQRLGIAAALLHEPELLILDEPINGLDPMGIKEIRELLLFLNEKHGTTILISSHILSEIEQMVDTIGFLNKGRLVEEVSLQELRDRNRDFIRVRVDDVKQASFLLEEKLDLTDFEVSEDEYLHIYSKTLAAGKMAECFVKAGILVSEISNQTFHLEEYFGQLVGGEGNALHNKN; encoded by the coding sequence ATGTCAAAATGGATGATTCAAACGAAGGCGCTGACGAAAGAAATCAATGGGCAAACGATTTTGGATCATATAGCGATTCATATGCCTGTCGGAAAAATTTACGGACTTCTTGGACCGAATGGTGCGGGCAAAACAACCTTGATGAAGCTGATTTTAGGCTTACAAAAACCATCGTCTGGTGCTATCTATTTCATGGAAGACAGATTGTCAGAGAAGAGTACGGAAATTTACACGCGCTCCGGATCGATGATCGAAGAACCAGCATTTTATGGAAATCTAACAGCTGCGGAAAATCTCGCGATACTCGCGGAAATGCGTGGGGTCACACGTTATCGGGCAATTGAGACAGCCTTGGAGGATGCCCGCTTGGATACTGCCGAAAAAAAGAAATTCAAGAATTTCTCAATGGGGATGAAACAGCGCCTGGGGATTGCGGCAGCATTACTCCATGAGCCAGAGCTATTGATATTGGATGAGCCGATCAACGGTCTTGATCCGATGGGCATCAAAGAAATCAGAGAGCTACTGCTGTTCTTAAACGAGAAGCATGGAACGACGATTTTGATTTCCAGTCATATTTTATCTGAAATCGAGCAGATGGTCGATACGATCGGTTTTCTAAATAAGGGACGGCTGGTCGAAGAGGTCAGCTTGCAAGAATTACGAGATAGAAATCGAGACTTTATTCGCGTACGGGTTGATGATGTGAAACAGGCAAGTTTTTTGTTGGAGGAAAAGCTGGATCTAACAGACTTTGAAGTTTCAGAAGACGAGTATCTACACATTTATAGTAAGACTTTAGCTGCCGGGAAAATGGCGGAGTGTTTTGTGAAGGCGGGGATCCTTGTCTCCGAAATTTCGAATCAGACCTTTCATTTGGAGGAATACTTTGGTCAGTTGGTAGGAGGTGAAGGCAATGCTCTCCACAATAAAAATTGA
- a CDS encoding ABC transporter permease, which yields MLSTIKIECLKLRRCSLVLVCLSGSFLFTLLAVMKDVLRSGPVQQVPQSVWITENMMINNFMVTFFLSTMLLGYLIHREYEERTIKNLLVTGVSREKILFSKLIVWLVLHFFMYLVASLVVYLGYRSIFETQEFAFLDILGKFMLSAGTAAVVMLPLAWVGIKQKQLFYPTILFGILIAVLAVTGITFPDRWPVIVPWSAAFALSSMELGATEQTIALVSVGGTGIIGLLLMFFSFKRQEI from the coding sequence ATGCTCTCCACAATAAAAATTGAATGTTTAAAGCTGCGACGTTGTTCGCTGGTTTTGGTTTGCTTGTCTGGCAGTTTTTTATTTACGCTTTTAGCAGTGATGAAAGATGTTTTACGCAGTGGACCAGTACAACAAGTGCCACAAAGTGTCTGGATAACTGAAAATATGATGATCAACAATTTTATGGTTACTTTCTTTTTGAGTACGATGTTGTTAGGGTATTTGATCCACAGAGAATATGAAGAACGGACAATAAAAAATTTGCTGGTGACAGGTGTCTCGAGAGAAAAGATTCTGTTTAGCAAACTAATCGTCTGGTTGGTCCTGCACTTTTTCATGTATTTAGTGGCTAGTCTAGTCGTATACTTAGGCTATCGCTCTATTTTCGAAACACAAGAGTTTGCTTTTCTCGATATCTTAGGAAAATTCATGTTGTCAGCCGGAACAGCAGCAGTGGTCATGCTGCCGCTGGCTTGGGTAGGGATAAAACAAAAACAATTATTCTATCCAACGATATTATTTGGGATTCTGATTGCTGTTTTAGCTGTGACAGGAATCACGTTTCCAGATAGATGGCCGGTCATAGTTCCATGGTCCGCTGCGTTTGCATTATCATCAATGGAACTTGGGGCAACGGAACAGACGATTGCCCTCGTATCGGTGGGAGGAACAGGGATTATCGGCTTATTGCTGATGTTCTTTAGCTTTAAGCGGCAAGAGATATAA
- a CDS encoding BglG family transcription antiterminator, whose protein sequence is MKEKQEQLLNLLLQQDQPLSSRLLAQTLDISVRTVKSYVADLNKISSQPVIFSSNSGYMIDPQIARTLLNAEEEQVILPQTYKERAFYIIKKLLIENAELDTFDTAEELFISYSTLKADLSRMNKTFEKYKVKFAIKNDCILILGEEKEKRRLISYIIFEEMPYQFMDQEILEQNFKPADVLQLSTIIQLVMKESNYHINEFAFMNLLLHLLILVESVRNGQSLISRDWFSSWLRKDKAMLVTRLIEEIEKNFQLTLNELEKEEIHMLFQANVNYIPSNNLKELENIAGAEILTAMESVLLNVHRTFGISLNSESFMVPFALHLSGLFSRAKQGSYLKNPMLHSLKKEYPIVYDIAIFVSLRLSERFDITINEDESAYIALHIGAELEGQKRNFSKIKAVVLCPKYMGLDEKLYAKLSQQFGNELNIKAVVSQFSAIEDLIFELLISTIPVPKNERYKVINVAPFYTEEQRLALVSEVANIRLNQKKQILSKNFDAYFDEAFFFIPNKQKERDELLREMCAKLEEDGIVTSEFYGHVLERENASSTAFESIAIPHSVYMDANKTTIGVLLSSSGIDWNGRRVHIVLLAAINDLDRQLFADIYEALISLFDSPEIYSELKHIATFEEFRRFIHSKIRTH, encoded by the coding sequence ATGAAAGAAAAACAGGAGCAACTACTCAATCTCCTGCTTCAGCAGGATCAACCGCTGTCTTCCCGATTATTGGCACAAACGCTGGATATTTCCGTCCGAACAGTCAAAAGCTATGTGGCTGATTTAAATAAAATAAGCAGTCAACCTGTTATATTCTCGTCTAATTCAGGGTATATGATCGATCCACAGATAGCTCGAACGCTTCTAAACGCTGAAGAGGAACAGGTAATCCTCCCGCAAACCTATAAGGAACGTGCTTTTTATATTATAAAAAAACTACTGATCGAAAATGCTGAGCTTGATACTTTTGATACGGCAGAAGAGCTATTCATCAGTTATTCCACGTTGAAAGCCGATCTATCACGAATGAATAAGACCTTTGAAAAGTACAAGGTGAAATTTGCGATCAAAAATGACTGTATCTTGATCCTAGGTGAGGAGAAGGAAAAGCGCCGGCTGATTTCTTATATTATTTTTGAAGAAATGCCTTACCAGTTCATGGATCAGGAAATCCTTGAGCAAAATTTTAAACCGGCTGATGTGTTGCAGCTATCTACGATCATCCAATTGGTCATGAAAGAATCGAACTATCACATCAATGAGTTCGCTTTTATGAACCTTTTATTACATTTATTGATTCTTGTTGAATCGGTTCGAAATGGGCAATCCTTGATTTCGCGCGATTGGTTCAGCTCATGGCTTCGAAAGGATAAAGCGATGCTCGTCACTCGTTTGATTGAAGAAATCGAAAAAAATTTCCAGCTCACCTTGAATGAACTGGAAAAAGAAGAAATTCATATGCTGTTTCAGGCAAATGTCAATTACATTCCATCCAATAATTTGAAAGAACTGGAAAACATTGCCGGAGCTGAAATCCTTACCGCCATGGAATCAGTCCTTCTAAATGTGCATCGAACCTTTGGAATCAGCTTGAATAGTGAGAGCTTTATGGTTCCTTTCGCTTTGCATTTGAGTGGGCTTTTTTCCAGAGCCAAGCAAGGGTCCTATTTGAAAAATCCAATGCTGCATTCGTTGAAAAAGGAGTACCCAATCGTTTATGATATTGCGATTTTTGTTTCCCTCCGTCTGAGTGAGCGATTTGACATTACGATCAACGAAGATGAAAGTGCTTATATTGCTTTACATATCGGTGCAGAACTGGAGGGACAAAAACGAAATTTTTCTAAAATCAAAGCTGTAGTCCTATGCCCTAAATATATGGGACTGGATGAAAAACTGTATGCGAAGCTCTCTCAGCAGTTTGGTAATGAGCTGAACATCAAAGCTGTCGTTTCACAATTTTCAGCGATTGAAGACTTGATCTTTGAATTGCTGATAAGCACAATCCCAGTACCAAAAAACGAGCGCTATAAAGTTATCAACGTTGCGCCGTTCTACACAGAAGAGCAACGATTAGCATTGGTATCAGAAGTCGCAAACATTCGTTTGAACCAAAAAAAGCAAATTTTAAGTAAAAATTTCGACGCATATTTCGATGAAGCGTTTTTCTTTATCCCAAATAAACAGAAAGAGCGAGATGAACTACTTAGGGAAATGTGTGCGAAACTGGAAGAAGATGGGATCGTAACCTCTGAATTCTATGGACATGTTCTTGAACGGGAAAATGCGTCTTCTACTGCCTTTGAATCAATTGCTATCCCTCATTCTGTTTATATGGATGCCAATAAAACAACAATCGGTGTTCTGCTTTCAAGTAGCGGCATCGATTGGAACGGACGAAGAGTTCACATCGTCTTGCTTGCCGCTATCAACGATTTGGATCGGCAATTGTTTGCTGATATTTATGAAGCGTTGATTTCTTTATTTGATTCTCCTGAAATCTATTCTGAACTCAAACATATTGCAACCTTCGAAGAATTTCGGCGTTTTATTCATTCAAAAATCAGAACACATTGA